Proteins from a single region of Chryseobacterium sp. T16E-39:
- the atpB gene encoding F0F1 ATP synthase subunit A produces MNRKISSLFFAFLFVFISGLANAQHESEGEKAAEKVEHTEAEKGFNATKMIMEHIGDSNEWHLWTTKDDNGEEHHVSVPLPVIIKDNEGWHTFLSSNIAHGHEHDGYTLEEGQVVSTKGIEKATLFALIGGKQKSSDVYFDLSITKNAASMFLSVIFMLIVFISMARNYKKSQLPKGFGKLMEPVIVFIRDEVAIPNIGSVKYKRYMPYLLTAFFFIWFNNLFGLVPFFPGGSNLTGNIAITAVLAVITLLITLFSANKDYWKHIFMPPVPLLLYPIMVPIEIIGIFTKPFALMMRLFANITAGHIMILAIISLIFIFKSPFLGFASVPLALFVSVLELLVAALQAYIFTVLSALFIGIAVAEHEHEHGHEEHAH; encoded by the coding sequence ATGAACAGAAAAATTTCTTCATTATTTTTCGCATTTTTATTTGTGTTTATTAGTGGTTTAGCTAATGCACAGCACGAATCTGAAGGTGAGAAGGCAGCTGAAAAAGTAGAGCATACAGAAGCAGAGAAGGGCTTTAATGCTACCAAAATGATCATGGAACACATTGGTGATTCTAACGAATGGCATTTATGGACTACCAAAGATGATAATGGGGAAGAGCATCATGTTTCAGTTCCATTACCGGTAATTATTAAAGATAATGAAGGATGGCATACTTTCCTTTCTAGCAATATTGCTCATGGTCATGAACATGATGGATATACTTTAGAAGAAGGACAAGTTGTTTCTACTAAAGGAATTGAAAAAGCAACATTATTCGCTTTGATTGGTGGGAAACAAAAATCAAGTGATGTTTATTTCGATCTATCTATTACTAAGAATGCAGCATCAATGTTCTTGTCAGTGATTTTTATGTTGATTGTATTTATTAGCATGGCAAGAAATTATAAAAAATCTCAACTTCCAAAAGGTTTTGGGAAATTAATGGAGCCGGTAATCGTTTTTATCAGAGATGAAGTGGCAATCCCAAATATTGGATCAGTAAAATATAAAAGATATATGCCTTATTTATTAACTGCATTTTTCTTTATCTGGTTTAATAACCTTTTTGGATTAGTTCCTTTCTTTCCTGGAGGATCAAACCTTACGGGTAACATTGCAATTACTGCAGTTTTAGCTGTTATCACTTTATTGATTACTTTATTCAGTGCTAATAAAGATTATTGGAAGCATATATTTATGCCACCAGTGCCTCTGTTGTTGTATCCGATTATGGTTCCAATTGAGATCATCGGGATCTTTACAAAGCCTTTCGCTTTAATGATGCGTCTTTTTGCTAACATTACAGCGGGTCACATTATGATCTTAGCAATTATATCTTTGATCTTTATCTTCAAATCTCCGTTTTTAGGATTTGCATCTGTACCATTAGCATTATTTGTTTCTGTATTGGAACTATTAGTAGCTGCGTTACAAGCTTATATCTTTACTGTATTATCAGCATTGTTTATTGGTATCGCTGTTGCGGAACATGAGCATGAGCACGGACATGAAGAACACGCTCACTAA
- a CDS encoding outer membrane protein produces the protein MKKLLLASAIALFGLSNAQIAKGTAYLSGSVGYSQEESDNGNYKKENFNVLPTVGYFVGTNLAVGVGVGYQTEKTTQTTTLALPGATNVTESIVKKPAFVVAPFVRKYWTLGDKLYIFGQLAVPMQFGKTETENNSVTTNGTTTVSNSTSTEAKYTKIGVTVKPGLDYFLNKNWSIEATIGEFGYSNYKPKDGDATNNYNFGLNLSSVTFGVKYVFAK, from the coding sequence ATGAAAAAATTATTATTAGCGAGTGCTATTGCACTTTTCGGTTTATCTAATGCTCAGATTGCAAAAGGAACTGCATATTTATCAGGATCTGTTGGTTATTCTCAAGAAGAAAGCGACAATGGTAACTACAAAAAAGAAAACTTCAACGTATTACCTACAGTTGGATATTTCGTAGGAACAAACTTGGCAGTTGGAGTTGGAGTTGGATACCAGACTGAAAAAACTACTCAAACAACTACTTTGGCATTACCAGGTGCTACAAATGTAACAGAGAGTATCGTTAAAAAACCAGCTTTTGTTGTTGCTCCTTTCGTAAGAAAATATTGGACTTTAGGTGATAAATTATATATTTTCGGACAATTAGCAGTGCCAATGCAATTTGGAAAAACTGAAACTGAAAACAATTCAGTAACTACTAACGGTACTACTACAGTTTCAAACTCAACTTCTACTGAAGCTAAATACACTAAAATCGGTGTTACTGTGAAACCAGGTTTAGATTATTTCTTAAACAAAAACTGGTCTATCGAAGCTACAATCGGAGAGTTTGGTTACAGCAATTATAAGCCGAAAGATGGTGATGCTACAAACAATTATAACTTCGGATTGAATTTATCTTCAGTAACTTTCGGAGTTAAGTATGTTTTTGCTAAGTAA
- the atpA gene encoding F0F1 ATP synthase subunit alpha: MAEINPAEVSAILKQQLANFDTQSNVEEVGTVLTIGDGIARVYGLENVQYGELVKFSSDVEGIVLNLEEDNVGVALLGESKLVREGDTVRRTNRISSIKVGEGMLGRVVDTLGNPIDGKGPITGDLYEMPLERKAPGVIFRQPVTEPLQTGIVAIDSMIPVGRGQRELIIGDRQTGKTTVAIDTIINQKEFFDAGKPVYCIYVAIGQKASTVAQIVKTLSDKGALAYTVIVAANASDPVPMQVYSAMAGASIGEFFRDTGRPALIIYDDLSKQAVAYRELSLLLRRPPGREAYPGDVFYLHSRLLERAAKVIADDTIASQMNDLPESLRPLVKGGGSLTALPIIETQAGDVSAYIPTNVISITDGQIFLESDLFNSGVRPAINVGISVSRVGGNAQIKSMKKVSGTLKLDQAQYKELEAFAKFGSDLDASTLAVISKGERNVELLKQPVNSPLPVDSQVAMIYAGTENLLRNVPIRKVKEFQTEYIAFLRSKHPETMAAIKSGKIDNEITDVLKQAANDLASKYN; encoded by the coding sequence ATGGCAGAAATAAATCCGGCAGAAGTATCTGCGATCTTAAAACAGCAATTGGCCAACTTCGACACTCAATCAAACGTTGAGGAAGTAGGTACAGTTTTAACCATCGGTGATGGTATTGCTCGTGTATACGGGTTAGAAAACGTACAATACGGAGAGTTGGTTAAATTTTCTAGTGATGTAGAAGGTATTGTACTTAACCTTGAAGAAGACAACGTTGGTGTTGCTCTTTTGGGAGAAAGTAAATTAGTTAGAGAAGGAGATACAGTAAGAAGAACAAATAGAATTTCTTCTATTAAAGTAGGAGAAGGAATGTTAGGAAGAGTTGTAGATACTCTTGGTAACCCTATCGATGGTAAAGGTCCTATTACTGGGGATTTATACGAAATGCCATTGGAAAGAAAAGCTCCTGGAGTTATCTTTAGACAACCGGTAACTGAACCTTTACAGACAGGTATCGTTGCAATCGACTCTATGATCCCTGTAGGAAGAGGACAAAGAGAGCTTATCATTGGTGACAGACAAACAGGTAAAACGACTGTTGCTATTGATACAATCATCAACCAAAAAGAATTTTTTGATGCAGGGAAACCTGTATATTGTATATATGTTGCAATCGGGCAAAAAGCTTCTACAGTAGCTCAAATCGTTAAAACTCTTTCTGATAAAGGAGCTTTGGCTTATACTGTAATTGTTGCTGCTAATGCATCAGATCCGGTTCCAATGCAGGTATATTCTGCTATGGCTGGTGCTTCTATTGGAGAGTTCTTCAGAGACACTGGTAGACCAGCGCTTATCATTTATGATGATTTATCTAAACAAGCTGTTGCTTACCGTGAGCTTTCTCTTCTATTGAGAAGACCACCAGGTCGTGAGGCTTATCCTGGAGACGTTTTCTATCTTCACTCAAGATTATTGGAAAGAGCAGCAAAAGTAATTGCTGACGATACGATTGCTAGCCAAATGAATGACTTACCTGAGTCTCTTAGACCTCTTGTAAAAGGTGGTGGTTCATTAACTGCACTTCCAATTATTGAAACTCAGGCTGGTGACGTTTCTGCATATATTCCTACTAACGTAATTTCAATTACAGATGGACAGATCTTCTTGGAGTCTGATCTATTTAACTCTGGAGTTCGTCCTGCAATTAACGTAGGTATCTCCGTATCGAGAGTAGGAGGTAATGCTCAGATCAAATCTATGAAGAAAGTTTCTGGTACGTTAAAACTTGACCAGGCTCAATATAAAGAATTGGAAGCGTTTGCTAAATTCGGTTCTGACCTTGATGCATCTACTTTAGCAGTAATCTCTAAAGGAGAAAGAAACGTAGAACTTCTTAAGCAACCGGTTAACTCTCCACTTCCAGTAGACAGCCAGGTGGCAATGATCTATGCAGGTACTGAAAACTTATTAAGAAATGTTCCAATCAGAAAAGTAAAAGAATTCCAAACGGAATACATTGCTTTCCTAAGATCTAAGCATCCTGAAACTATGGCTGCAATTAAATCTGGAAAAATCGATAACGAAATTACAGACGTTCTTAAGCAAGCTGCTAACGATTTAGCTTCTAAATATAATTAA
- a CDS encoding PhoH family protein has protein sequence MFELTYDLEDIDVKIFYGVNNQYFNLLKSSFPTLKITGRDHSILAKGNQEALDIFRQRLDDIVKFISKNNYIDLKDVENILNIKDENEKHLIFDQDIIVKGVNGKIIKAKTTNLKRLVKETEKKDMVFAIGPAGTGKTYTSVALAARALRDKEVKRIILTRPAVEAGESLGFLPGDLKEKLDPYLQPLYDALRDMIPHEKLEGFMEKKVIEVAPLAFMRGRTLDDAFVILDEAQNTTHAQMKMFLTRMGMNAKFIITGDPTQIDLPRNQQSGLKEAMRILHGVNEIGFVHLTEEDVVRHPVVRKIILAYNDEEKRLRND, from the coding sequence ATGTTTGAATTAACATATGATTTGGAAGATATCGATGTGAAAATCTTCTATGGAGTTAATAACCAATATTTCAATTTATTAAAATCAAGCTTTCCGACCCTTAAAATTACTGGTAGAGATCATTCTATTTTAGCAAAAGGAAATCAGGAAGCTTTAGATATATTTAGACAAAGACTTGATGATATTGTAAAATTTATTTCAAAAAACAATTATATCGACCTTAAGGATGTTGAAAATATCCTCAATATTAAAGATGAAAATGAAAAACATTTGATCTTTGATCAGGATATTATCGTAAAAGGGGTAAACGGTAAAATTATAAAGGCTAAAACAACTAATCTTAAAAGGCTGGTAAAAGAAACAGAGAAAAAAGATATGGTTTTTGCCATAGGACCTGCAGGTACAGGTAAAACTTATACTAGTGTAGCTTTAGCGGCAAGAGCCTTAAGGGATAAAGAGGTTAAAAGAATTATCCTTACAAGACCTGCAGTAGAAGCAGGAGAGAGTTTAGGGTTTTTACCGGGAGATCTTAAAGAAAAGCTTGATCCTTATTTGCAGCCTTTATATGACGCCTTACGGGATATGATTCCACATGAAAAGCTGGAAGGCTTCATGGAGAAAAAGGTTATTGAAGTGGCTCCATTGGCTTTTATGAGAGGTAGAACTCTGGATGATGCTTTCGTTATTTTAGATGAAGCTCAGAATACCACGCATGCTCAGATGAAAATGTTTCTCACCAGAATGGGGATGAATGCTAAATTTATCATTACAGGAGATCCTACTCAGATTGATTTACCAAGAAATCAGCAATCTGGACTAAAAGAAGCGATGAGAATTTTACATGGTGTCAACGAAATCGGGTTTGTGCATCTCACAGAAGAAGATGTTGTAAGACACCCGGTCGTTAGAAAAATTATCCTTGCTTATAATGATGAAGAAAAAAGATTGCGAAACGATTAA
- the ffh gene encoding signal recognition particle protein produces MFNSLQDKLDKALHNISGRGKITEINVAETVKEIRRALVDADVNYKVAKDLTKRVQDKALGQNVLTSLTPGQLMTKIVHDELVDLMGGSQEGINLSGKPTVILIAGLQGSGKTTFSGKLANFLNTKKNKKPLLVACDVYRPAAIDQLKVLGSQIGVPVYTEEGATNPSTIAENAIKFAKSNGHDVVIVDTAGRLAIDEQMMNEIKSVHYFIKPQETLFVVDSMTGQDAVNTAKAFNEALNFDGVVLTKLDGDTRGGAALTIRSVVEKPIKFISTGEKMEALDLFYPERMADRILGMGDVVSLVERAQEQFDEEEAKKLHKKIAKNEFGFDDFLKQINQIKKMGNMKDLMGMIPGVGKAIKDVEISDDAFKHIEAIIYSMTPDERRRPSIINTQRKQRIARGAGRKIEDVNQLMKQFDQMGKMMKMMQGPQGKQMMQMMSKMPNMPGMGGMFGK; encoded by the coding sequence ATGTTTAATAGTTTACAGGATAAATTAGATAAAGCACTTCATAATATTTCCGGACGTGGAAAAATTACAGAAATCAATGTCGCGGAAACCGTAAAAGAAATTCGTAGAGCATTGGTGGATGCCGATGTTAATTATAAAGTAGCAAAAGATCTTACTAAAAGAGTTCAGGATAAAGCTTTAGGACAAAACGTTCTTACCTCTCTTACTCCGGGACAACTAATGACCAAAATCGTTCATGACGAATTGGTAGATCTAATGGGAGGATCCCAGGAAGGAATCAATCTTTCCGGAAAACCGACAGTAATTCTAATTGCAGGTCTTCAGGGTTCTGGTAAAACTACATTCTCCGGAAAACTGGCCAATTTTTTAAATACTAAGAAAAATAAAAAACCTCTATTGGTTGCTTGTGATGTTTACCGTCCTGCAGCGATAGACCAGCTTAAAGTTTTGGGTAGCCAGATTGGAGTTCCTGTTTACACGGAAGAAGGTGCTACAAACCCATCCACAATTGCCGAAAATGCAATCAAATTTGCAAAATCAAATGGTCATGACGTCGTAATCGTGGATACAGCGGGACGTCTAGCGATTGACGAGCAGATGATGAACGAAATCAAATCAGTTCATTACTTTATCAAACCTCAGGAGACTTTATTTGTTGTAGACTCCATGACAGGTCAGGATGCTGTAAATACGGCAAAAGCATTTAATGAGGCTTTGAATTTTGATGGTGTCGTTCTAACTAAATTAGATGGTGATACAAGAGGGGGTGCTGCTTTAACAATCCGTTCTGTGGTTGAAAAGCCAATCAAATTTATTTCTACAGGAGAAAAAATGGAGGCTTTAGATCTTTTCTACCCGGAAAGGATGGCCGACAGAATCTTAGGAATGGGAGACGTTGTTTCCCTGGTAGAAAGAGCTCAGGAACAATTTGATGAAGAGGAAGCTAAGAAACTTCATAAGAAAATCGCTAAAAATGAGTTTGGTTTTGATGATTTCTTAAAGCAGATTAACCAAATCAAAAAGATGGGTAACATGAAAGACTTAATGGGAATGATTCCAGGGGTTGGAAAAGCCATCAAAGATGTAGAAATCAGTGATGACGCTTTCAAGCATATTGAAGCCATCATTTATTCTATGACACCAGACGAGAGAAGAAGACCATCTATAATCAATACTCAGAGAAAACAGAGAATTGCAAGAGGTGCAGGAAGAAAAATTGAAGATGTAAATCAATTGATGAAACAGTTCGATCAGATGGGTAAAATGATGAAGATGATGCAGGGTCCTCAAGGGAAGCAAATGATGCAGATGATGAGCAAAATGCCGAATATGCCGGGAATGGGTGGAATGTTTGGAAAATAA
- a CDS encoding ATP synthase F0 subunit C: protein MDLSTGAGLIYVGIGLAVLGVGLGIGKIGGHAMDAIARQPEQAGKIQGAMLIAAGLIEGAGLIAIIFGAFIK, encoded by the coding sequence ATGGATTTATCAACTGGAGCAGGATTAATTTACGTAGGAATCGGTTTAGCAGTACTAGGAGTAGGTCTTGGTATCGGTAAAATCGGTGGTCATGCAATGGATGCTATCGCTAGACAGCCAGAACAAGCTGGTAAGATTCAAGGAGCAATGCTTATTGCTGCTGGTCTTATTGAAGGTGCTGGTCTTATCGCGATCATCTTTGGTGCTTTCATCAAGTAA
- a CDS encoding S-adenosyl-l-methionine hydroxide adenosyltransferase family protein: MSIITLTSDFGNLDYRVSAVKGKILSLNPEVNIIDITHEIQAYNLIQTSYIVRNAYKHFPKGSIHIISVDSFYHKSRRNILYKADGSYFLAADNGLLSLVFFDIKPEAIYEITLNNRFDDVINFTSTDIFVPAAVHLANGGLPEVIGRKIKNAKELLFPKPVYNEAEKMIIGEVMYIDNFGNIISNINKDFFEAAGKGHENFTIKFRNLSLSKIFSSHTEVVSEWNRETEFHGQSAAIFNDSQFLELTIYKGSKKNGARSLFGLNVGGNIYIEFL; this comes from the coding sequence ATGTCAATTATTACGCTTACTTCGGATTTCGGAAATTTAGATTACAGGGTCTCAGCTGTGAAGGGCAAGATTCTTTCATTAAATCCTGAGGTCAATATAATTGATATTACTCACGAGATTCAGGCATACAACCTTATACAAACTTCGTATATCGTAAGAAATGCTTATAAACATTTTCCAAAAGGAAGTATTCATATTATATCCGTGGACAGCTTTTATCATAAATCCAGAAGAAATATCCTGTACAAAGCTGATGGATCCTATTTTTTAGCTGCAGATAATGGTTTATTAAGTCTTGTCTTTTTTGACATTAAACCTGAGGCTATATATGAGATCACTTTAAATAACAGATTTGATGATGTTATCAATTTCACTTCAACAGATATTTTCGTTCCGGCAGCTGTACATCTAGCAAATGGAGGATTACCTGAGGTAATTGGCAGAAAAATAAAAAATGCCAAAGAGCTTTTATTCCCAAAACCTGTTTATAATGAAGCTGAAAAGATGATCATTGGTGAGGTAATGTATATTGATAATTTCGGAAATATAATATCAAATATCAATAAAGATTTCTTTGAAGCGGCAGGCAAGGGACACGAAAATTTCACTATAAAATTCAGGAACTTAAGTCTGTCAAAAATATTCTCCAGTCATACAGAAGTTGTTTCAGAATGGAACAGGGAAACTGAATTTCACGGACAGTCCGCGGCTATCTTTAATGACAGTCAGTTTTTGGAGCTTACGATTTACAAGGGAAGTAAAAAAAATGGTGCCAGAAGTTTGTTTGGACTGAATGTAGGAGGGAATATTTATATAGAATTTCTGTAA
- the atpH gene encoding ATP synthase F1 subunit delta: MLTSKVAKRYAQGLLDFTNESGQTATVFSEMKDVVKLMSESADLNKFFLTPYIDAKKKTEVAKEIFKGLSLSSQNLITLVIKQGRESQLKNIAQEFINKVEDINGVQRITLTTATELSKENIDQILKSTNLVKNTSNFDLKVNVDPKILGGYILRVGDQQVDASVKSKLNQVKKDFQLN; this comes from the coding sequence ATGCTTACATCTAAAGTAGCTAAAAGATATGCACAAGGTTTACTGGATTTTACAAATGAATCCGGGCAAACAGCTACTGTGTTTTCTGAAATGAAAGATGTAGTGAAGTTGATGTCTGAATCTGCGGATTTGAACAAATTCTTCCTTACTCCTTACATTGATGCTAAAAAGAAAACAGAAGTAGCAAAAGAGATTTTTAAAGGTTTATCACTTTCTTCTCAAAATTTAATAACATTGGTTATTAAGCAGGGACGTGAAAGCCAATTGAAGAATATAGCTCAGGAATTTATCAATAAAGTGGAAGATATCAATGGAGTACAAAGAATCACTCTTACTACTGCAACTGAACTTTCAAAAGAAAACATAGATCAAATTTTGAAATCTACTAACTTGGTAAAGAATACTTCAAATTTCGATTTGAAAGTAAATGTAGATCCTAAAATTTTAGGAGGTTACATTTTAAGAGTGGGAGACCAGCAGGTCGATGCATCTGTGAAAAGTAAACTAAATCAGGTTAAAAAAGATTTTCAATTAAATTAA
- a CDS encoding porin family protein — translation MKKILLASAVAFFASMNAQTKFGVKAGYALSKLDSNENNIEFDGVEGNLKSKSGFYVGALVEHKFNNKFAVQGEVQYANLGGKAKVSFPGGVTVTEKLNFNRIVIPVSARYYATPELGIYAGPYVSFKTNTTAKIEVSGAMGNPQAISQGEEYLERAFNDNLKSTDFGLFFGADYDVYKGLFIDARYSFGLTNMIKDPVQGEKLKMNFFQIGLGYKFK, via the coding sequence ATGAAAAAAATCTTATTAGCATCAGCTGTCGCTTTTTTTGCGAGTATGAATGCGCAAACTAAATTTGGGGTAAAGGCAGGGTATGCTTTATCGAAGTTAGATTCTAACGAAAATAATATTGAATTTGATGGAGTAGAAGGAAACCTAAAATCAAAATCTGGATTTTACGTAGGAGCTTTGGTTGAACATAAATTCAATAATAAATTTGCTGTTCAGGGAGAAGTTCAATATGCAAATTTAGGAGGGAAGGCTAAAGTATCATTTCCCGGTGGTGTTACAGTAACGGAAAAACTAAATTTTAACAGAATTGTAATTCCTGTATCAGCAAGATATTATGCAACTCCGGAATTAGGAATTTATGCTGGTCCATATGTGAGCTTTAAAACCAATACCACAGCAAAAATTGAAGTAAGTGGGGCGATGGGAAATCCTCAGGCGATCAGTCAGGGCGAAGAATATCTTGAAAGAGCATTCAATGATAATTTGAAATCCACTGATTTTGGGCTTTTCTTTGGTGCTGATTATGATGTATACAAAGGATTATTTATAGATGCACGTTATAGCTTTGGGTTGACGAATATGATCAAAGATCCTGTACAAGGTGAAAAACTGAAAATGAATTTCTTCCAGATCGGATTGGGATACAAATTCAAATAA
- a CDS encoding F0F1 ATP synthase subunit B, whose product MGIIEPGIGLLFWMTLTFVILLFLLAKFAWKPIVNAVNDRETSIVDALNQAKLAKKEMEDLKADNERIIREAKIERDAILKEAREIKDRIVGEAKDVAKSEGDKLIEAAKQTIETEKNAAMADIKTQIGALSVNIAESILKQKLENNEAQNELVQNYLNKSNLN is encoded by the coding sequence ATGGGAATTATTGAACCTGGAATTGGACTTTTGTTTTGGATGACGCTTACTTTTGTTATCCTGTTGTTTCTTTTAGCAAAATTCGCTTGGAAACCAATTGTTAATGCAGTAAATGACAGAGAAACTTCTATTGTTGATGCATTAAATCAAGCTAAATTGGCTAAAAAAGAAATGGAAGATCTTAAAGCTGACAACGAAAGAATTATTCGTGAAGCTAAAATTGAAAGAGATGCTATCCTGAAAGAAGCAAGAGAAATTAAAGATAGAATTGTAGGAGAGGCTAAAGATGTTGCTAAATCTGAAGGAGATAAATTAATCGAAGCAGCTAAACAAACTATCGAAACTGAGAAAAATGCTGCTATGGCAGACATCAAAACTCAAATTGGTGCTTTATCTGTAAACATCGCTGAATCTATTTTAAAGCAGAAATTAGAGAACAACGAAGCTCAGAACGAGTTGGTTCAAAATTATTTAAATAAATCTAATCTTAACTAA
- a CDS encoding dihydrolipoamide acetyltransferase family protein: MAEYKLLLPSMGEGVMEATIITWLFNEGDQVKEDDSVVEIATDKVDSDVPTPVSGKIVKILKQKDEVAKVGEAIAILEIEGEGGNTTTEDAKTEAPASTPDTEVLKTIEEPLKTGNSTVEFSGDLYLSPLVKSIAQQENISESELKTIKGSGLEGRITKEDILAYVNNRGNQPQAVPAQQVVSAPQPVATTPVVTPVSVAAGDEIIPMDRMRKIIAENMVKAKHIAPHVTSFIETDVTNVVKWRNKHKDLFEKREGEKLTFMPIFVKAIVKAIQDYPMINVSVNGDNIIKKKNINIGMATALPDGNLIVPVIKNADQLSLSGLAKAINDLAFRARNKKLRPEDTQGATYTISNVGSFGNLMGTPIIPQPQVAILAIGAIVKKPAVLETKDGDVIAIRQLMFMSHSYDHRVVDGSLGGMFLKHVHDYLQNWDLNTEI, encoded by the coding sequence ATGGCAGAGTACAAATTATTGCTTCCTTCCATGGGAGAAGGTGTTATGGAAGCTACAATTATCACTTGGTTATTCAATGAGGGTGATCAGGTGAAGGAGGATGATTCCGTAGTAGAAATTGCAACAGATAAGGTTGATTCAGACGTTCCCACACCAGTTTCGGGAAAAATTGTGAAAATCTTAAAGCAAAAGGATGAAGTTGCGAAAGTTGGTGAAGCCATTGCTATTTTAGAAATTGAAGGAGAAGGCGGAAATACGACTACTGAAGATGCTAAAACAGAAGCTCCGGCTTCTACTCCAGACACTGAAGTCTTAAAAACGATTGAAGAACCATTAAAAACGGGGAATTCTACCGTTGAATTTTCAGGAGATTTATACTTATCCCCTCTTGTAAAATCAATTGCCCAACAAGAAAACATTTCTGAATCTGAGCTAAAGACCATTAAAGGAAGTGGTTTAGAAGGAAGAATTACTAAAGAAGATATTTTAGCATATGTAAACAACAGAGGCAATCAGCCTCAGGCTGTACCAGCTCAGCAAGTTGTTTCAGCTCCACAACCCGTAGCAACAACCCCTGTTGTTACTCCTGTATCAGTTGCAGCAGGTGACGAGATCATTCCAATGGATAGAATGAGAAAGATCATCGCTGAAAACATGGTAAAAGCAAAACACATTGCACCACATGTTACTTCTTTCATTGAAACAGACGTTACGAACGTAGTAAAATGGAGAAATAAACATAAAGATCTGTTCGAAAAAAGAGAAGGTGAAAAACTTACCTTCATGCCAATTTTCGTAAAAGCAATTGTAAAAGCAATCCAGGACTATCCAATGATTAACGTTTCTGTAAATGGTGATAACATCATTAAAAAGAAAAACATCAACATTGGTATGGCAACAGCTCTTCCTGATGGAAACCTGATTGTTCCTGTTATTAAAAATGCAGACCAGCTTTCTCTTTCAGGCTTAGCAAAAGCAATCAATGATTTAGCTTTCAGAGCAAGAAATAAGAAATTAAGACCAGAAGATACACAAGGGGCTACTTATACTATTTCTAATGTAGGAAGCTTTGGAAACTTGATGGGAACTCCTATTATTCCTCAGCCTCAGGTTGCTATTTTGGCGATCGGAGCTATTGTAAAAAAACCTGCTGTATTGGAAACTAAAGATGGTGATGTTATTGCAATCCGTCAGTTAATGTTTATGTCTCACTCTTATGATCACAGAGTAGTAGATGGCTCATTAGGAGGAATGTTCCTGAAGCACGTTCATGATTACCTTCAAAACTGGGATCTGAATACAGAAATATAA